In Deinococcus maricopensis DSM 21211, one genomic interval encodes:
- a CDS encoding gluconokinase produces MQAAVVIMGVSGSGKTTVGEALATRLGWVFLDADDFHTPAAKAKMAAGEGLTDADRAPWLARLREALQTQPGGVVLACSALRAAYRDALRAPGVHFAYLRVPRAVLEDRLQHRTHYAGVSLLPSQLDTLEEPAGEADTVTLDVQRSDAPDQLAGRIAGAFALS; encoded by the coding sequence ATGCAGGCGGCAGTGGTGATCATGGGCGTGAGCGGCAGCGGCAAGACGACCGTGGGCGAGGCGCTCGCGACGCGGCTGGGGTGGGTGTTCCTCGACGCGGACGATTTCCATACGCCCGCCGCGAAGGCGAAGATGGCGGCGGGCGAGGGCCTCACTGACGCGGACCGCGCGCCGTGGCTGGCGCGGCTGCGTGAGGCGCTGCAGACGCAGCCGGGCGGGGTGGTGCTGGCGTGCAGCGCCCTGCGCGCCGCGTACCGGGACGCGCTGCGCGCGCCGGGCGTGCACTTCGCGTACCTGCGGGTGCCGCGCGCGGTGCTGGAAGACCGCCTGCAGCACCGCACGCACTACGCGGGCGTGAGCCTACTGCCCAGCCAGCTGGACACGCTGGAGGAACCGGCCGGCGAGGCGGACACGGTTACGCTGGACGTGCAGCGCAGTGATGCGCCCGACCAGCTGGCCGGGCGCATCGCGGGGGCGTTCGCGCTCAGCTGA
- a CDS encoding DUF4384 domain-containing protein, which translates to MKQLLILSALLAGVASAGPSKISAQSIIVNPTEPPLSVQVRVNRDPSGQGNPKYRIGEGLTVTVKTNSDAYVYLFDVNADGRITLISPNNYDGSNFVQAGQATSFPGPKAQYQFNVSGPAGQDKVLALASTEKLNLGDLARFEDDAAFATVSARGQDELAQALSIVVNPVPQDAWVTDTAYFTVVGAAQAPAPQPQPQPQPQPKPQPQPGTPVAAIQPGEREDGSTDAAIAAAYDRLRGGESLGTATTYVQRWGNGAWQKFRGVGAYGNGVLLHADGSSRAYAVHGAILKRYLALAQAESGAARPPSRLGWAAGDEKVIPRNRFGTSGLYGFFQSGALYSTEKYGTFWLTGALLKTYQGLGGSGSVLGFPKRDQYLLNGAWAADFEGGTIRYVSGQYRVYRK; encoded by the coding sequence ATGAAACAGCTTCTGATCCTGTCGGCCCTTCTCGCGGGTGTGGCGTCAGCCGGCCCATCGAAGATCAGCGCGCAGAGCATCATCGTGAACCCCACCGAGCCGCCCCTGAGCGTGCAGGTGCGCGTGAACCGGGACCCGAGCGGGCAGGGCAACCCGAAGTACCGCATCGGCGAGGGCCTGACGGTCACGGTGAAGACGAACAGTGACGCGTACGTGTACCTGTTCGACGTGAACGCGGACGGACGCATCACGCTGATCAGCCCGAACAACTACGACGGCAGCAACTTCGTGCAGGCCGGGCAGGCGACGTCGTTCCCCGGCCCGAAGGCGCAGTACCAGTTCAACGTGAGTGGCCCGGCCGGGCAGGACAAGGTGCTGGCGCTGGCCAGCACCGAGAAGCTGAACCTGGGCGACCTCGCGCGCTTTGAGGACGACGCGGCGTTCGCGACGGTGAGTGCGCGCGGCCAGGACGAGCTGGCGCAGGCGCTGAGCATCGTGGTGAACCCGGTGCCGCAGGACGCGTGGGTAACGGACACGGCGTACTTCACGGTGGTCGGCGCCGCGCAGGCGCCCGCGCCGCAGCCCCAGCCGCAACCTCAACCGCAGCCGAAGCCGCAGCCCCAACCGGGCACGCCGGTCGCGGCGATTCAGCCGGGCGAGCGGGAGGACGGCAGCACGGACGCGGCCATCGCGGCGGCGTACGACCGTCTGCGCGGCGGGGAGTCGCTGGGCACGGCGACGACGTACGTGCAGCGCTGGGGGAACGGCGCGTGGCAGAAGTTCCGCGGCGTGGGCGCGTACGGGAACGGCGTGCTGCTGCACGCGGACGGCAGCAGCCGCGCGTACGCCGTGCACGGCGCCATCCTGAAACGCTACCTGGCGCTCGCGCAGGCGGAGAGCGGCGCGGCGCGGCCACCCAGCCGCCTCGGCTGGGCCGCCGGTGACGAGAAGGTCATTCCGCGCAACCGGTTCGGCACGAGCGGCCTGTACGGGTTCTTCCAGAGCGGCGCGCTGTACAGCACCGAGAAGTACGGGACGTTCTGGCTGACGGGCGCGCTCCTCAAGACGTACCAGGGGCTCGGCGGGAGCGGCAGCGTCCTGGGCTTCCCGAAGCGTGACCAGTACCTGCTGAACGGCGCGTGGGCGGCGGACTTCGAGGGTGGCACCATCCGGTACGTGAGCGGGCAGTACCGCGTGTACCGCAAGTAA
- a CDS encoding family 1 glycosylhydrolase, which produces MIYFMFATGIENSYPTIQGGRVRMDEMAKCGHYDRWQQDFDLVTQLGVQYLRYGPPIHTTWTGPDQYDWSFADETFARLRALDITPIVDLCHFGVPDWIGNFQNPDFPEQFARYARAFAERFPWVQLYTPVNEMYICALFSARYGWWNEQLSSDRAFVTALKYIVRANVLAMQQILAVRPDAIFVQSESSEYFHAQGPQAIGPAELMNAVRFLSLDLNYGHRVSSDMYEYLLDNGMTRDEYHFFLDQTLKHHCIMGNDYYVTNEHLVHPDGSSEASGEIYGYSVITNQYYARYGLPVMHTETNFAQGERGDEAVRWLRKEWANVLRVRNDGLPIVGFTWYSLTDQVDWDTALRENNGRVNPLGLFDLNRAIRPVGQAYQQLIQEWRAVLPTQSVVLGLPVTPPSQQTAPQRQQAAQRAQAREQAYRAAPTNTEPAKGEQP; this is translated from the coding sequence ATGATCTACTTCATGTTCGCCACGGGCATCGAGAACTCCTACCCCACCATCCAGGGTGGCCGCGTCCGCATGGACGAAATGGCGAAATGCGGCCACTACGACCGCTGGCAGCAGGACTTCGACCTCGTCACGCAGCTCGGCGTGCAGTACCTCCGCTACGGCCCGCCCATCCACACCACCTGGACCGGCCCGGACCAGTACGACTGGTCCTTCGCGGACGAGACGTTCGCGCGCCTCCGCGCGCTCGACATCACGCCCATCGTGGACCTCTGCCATTTCGGCGTGCCCGACTGGATCGGCAACTTCCAGAACCCGGACTTCCCCGAGCAGTTCGCGCGGTACGCCCGCGCGTTCGCGGAACGCTTCCCATGGGTGCAGCTGTACACGCCCGTGAACGAGATGTACATCTGCGCGCTGTTCAGCGCCCGTTACGGCTGGTGGAACGAACAGCTCAGCAGCGACCGCGCGTTCGTGACCGCCCTGAAGTACATCGTGCGCGCCAACGTCCTCGCCATGCAGCAGATTCTCGCCGTGCGGCCCGACGCGATCTTCGTGCAGAGTGAAAGCAGCGAGTACTTCCACGCGCAGGGCCCACAGGCCATCGGCCCGGCGGAACTCATGAACGCCGTGCGGTTCCTGTCCCTCGACCTGAACTACGGGCACCGCGTCAGCAGCGACATGTACGAGTACCTGCTCGACAACGGCATGACCCGCGACGAGTACCACTTCTTCCTCGACCAGACGCTCAAGCACCACTGCATCATGGGCAACGACTACTACGTCACCAACGAGCACCTCGTCCACCCCGACGGCAGCTCCGAGGCGAGCGGCGAGATCTACGGGTACTCGGTCATCACGAACCAGTACTATGCGCGCTACGGCCTGCCCGTCATGCACACCGAAACGAACTTCGCGCAGGGCGAACGCGGCGACGAGGCCGTCCGCTGGCTCCGCAAGGAATGGGCGAACGTCCTGCGCGTCCGCAACGACGGCCTGCCCATCGTCGGCTTCACGTGGTACTCCCTCACCGACCAGGTCGACTGGGACACCGCCCTGCGCGAGAACAACGGCCGCGTGAACCCGCTCGGCCTGTTCGACCTGAACCGCGCCATCCGCCCCGTCGGGCAGGCGTACCAGCAGCTCATTCAGGAGTGGCGGGCGGTGCTGCCCACGCAGAGCGTCGTGCTGGGCCTCCCGGTCACGCCGCCCAGCCAGCAGACCGCCCCGCAGAGGCAGCAGGCCGCGCAGCGCGCCCAGGCGCGCGAGCAGGCGTACCGCGCCGCGCCCACCAACACCGAACCCGCCAAAGGAGAGCAGCCATGA
- a CDS encoding saccharopine dehydrogenase family protein yields MSKVIIIGAGGVGNVVAKKCAQNDSVFTEVLFASRTVSKCDKIVAEIKEHMPDSKTVFTTRAVDADNVPELVALFKEFQPELVINVALPYQDLTIMDACLEAGVHYLDTANYEPRDVAKFEYSWQWAYRERFEQAGLMALLGCGFDPGATNVFTAYHAKHHFSEIHYLDIVDCNNGNHGKAFATNFNPEINIREITANGRYWENGQWVETAPLEISQDIYYPKVQTRKSFVLYHEELESLVVNFPTIKRARFWMTFGESYIKHLNVLEGIGMTSIEPIDFRGQKIAPIEFLKAVLPAPESLAANYTGQTCIGVQAKGVGKDGQPNVHFVYNVCDHAETYKEVQAQGVSYTTGVPAMIGAMLMLQKTWFKAGVYNVEEFDPDPFIDAMNTWGLPVDQLHGIELVRD; encoded by the coding sequence ATGAGCAAGGTCATCATCATCGGCGCGGGCGGCGTGGGCAACGTCGTCGCCAAGAAATGCGCGCAGAACGACAGCGTCTTCACCGAAGTGCTGTTCGCCAGCCGCACCGTCAGCAAATGCGACAAGATCGTCGCCGAAATCAAAGAGCACATGCCCGACAGCAAGACGGTGTTCACGACCCGCGCAGTCGACGCCGACAACGTCCCGGAACTCGTCGCGCTGTTCAAGGAATTCCAGCCGGAACTCGTCATCAACGTCGCCCTGCCGTACCAGGACCTCACCATCATGGACGCCTGCCTCGAAGCGGGCGTGCACTACCTCGACACCGCCAACTACGAACCGCGCGACGTCGCGAAGTTCGAGTACTCCTGGCAGTGGGCGTACCGCGAACGCTTCGAGCAGGCCGGCCTGATGGCCCTGCTGGGCTGCGGCTTCGACCCGGGCGCCACCAACGTCTTCACCGCGTACCACGCCAAACACCACTTCAGCGAAATCCACTACCTCGACATTGTGGACTGCAACAACGGCAACCACGGCAAGGCGTTCGCCACGAACTTCAACCCGGAAATTAACATCCGCGAGATCACCGCGAACGGCCGCTACTGGGAAAACGGCCAGTGGGTCGAGACGGCCCCGCTGGAAATCAGCCAGGACATCTACTACCCCAAAGTCCAGACCCGCAAGAGCTTCGTGCTGTACCACGAGGAACTCGAGAGCCTCGTCGTCAACTTCCCGACCATCAAGCGCGCGCGCTTCTGGATGACGTTCGGCGAGAGCTACATCAAGCACCTCAACGTCCTTGAAGGCATCGGCATGACCAGCATCGAACCCATCGACTTCCGCGGTCAGAAGATCGCGCCGATCGAGTTCCTGAAGGCCGTACTGCCCGCCCCCGAGAGCCTCGCCGCGAACTACACCGGGCAGACGTGCATCGGCGTGCAGGCCAAAGGCGTCGGCAAGGACGGCCAGCCGAACGTGCACTTCGTGTACAACGTCTGCGACCACGCCGAAACGTACAAGGAAGTGCAGGCGCAGGGCGTCAGCTACACCACCGGCGTGCCCGCCATGATCGGCGCGATGCTGATGCTGCAAAAGACGTGGTTCAAGGCCGGCGTGTACAACGTCGAGGAGTTCGACCCGGACCCCTTCATCGACGCGATGAACACCTGGGGCCTGCCCGTGGATCAGCTGCACGGCATCGAACTCGTCCGCGACTGA
- a CDS encoding MarR family winged helix-turn-helix transcriptional regulator, whose amino-acid sequence MDLKPPEVHLWLTLDRVYTILSRRIAGKLAEVGLTSPQYRVLRLLSDHGPLSPNTLAERLGVTPGNLTGILDRLESAGHLHRTREAGDRRSVRVQITPQGTDLMRVAVPDVRDHVRTLFSTLTPEELQHTQALLERLEHHLSPTEVTA is encoded by the coding sequence ATGGACCTGAAGCCACCCGAAGTGCACCTGTGGCTGACCCTGGACCGCGTGTACACCATCCTGTCCAGACGCATCGCCGGAAAGCTCGCGGAGGTCGGCCTCACCTCCCCGCAGTACCGCGTCCTGCGCCTCCTCAGCGACCACGGCCCACTCAGCCCCAACACCCTCGCTGAACGCCTCGGCGTCACACCCGGCAACCTCACCGGCATCCTCGACCGCCTGGAAAGCGCCGGCCACCTCCACCGCACCCGCGAAGCAGGCGACCGCCGCAGCGTCCGCGTCCAGATCACCCCCCAGGGCACCGACCTGATGCGCGTCGCCGTCCCCGACGTCCGCGACCACGTCCGCACCCTGTTCAGCACCCTCACGCCCGAGGAACTCCAGCACACCCAGGCGCTGCTCGAACGCCTCGAACACCACCTCTCCCCCACCGAGGTCACCGCATGA
- the nspC gene encoding carboxynorspermidine decarboxylase — protein sequence MTDTALTPVLPTDQIPWQDLPSPAFVLDERRLLRNLELIKRVQDESGARMIVAFKGFAMWSTFDTVRDYVYGATASSLNEAILAREEMRKEVHVYAPAYSDAEFPDMLALADHITFNSFSQWARFKDQVMAARAQGRHIGVGIRVNPEYAEVGTALYNPSMPYSRLGVTRAEFRPDLLDGVDGLHFHTLCENDSSVLERVLEVFEQNFGEFLPQMKWVNFGGGHLMTREGYDIERLIRLVKDFRERHDVDVILEPGSAYGWQTGWLISSVLDVVRNEKDIVILDVSVSAHMPDVLEMPYRPGILNASEPGERAHTYLLGGTTCLSGDVVGEYSFDAPLRVGDRVIFDDMIHYTMVKTTFFNGVKHPDIGIWTKDGQYRHVKSFGYEEFKAKLS from the coding sequence ATGACGGACACCGCCCTCACCCCCGTGCTCCCCACCGACCAGATCCCCTGGCAGGACCTCCCCAGCCCCGCCTTCGTCCTCGACGAACGCCGCCTGCTGCGCAACCTCGAACTCATCAAACGCGTCCAGGACGAAAGCGGCGCCCGCATGATCGTCGCCTTCAAAGGCTTCGCCATGTGGAGCACCTTCGACACCGTCCGCGACTACGTGTACGGCGCCACCGCCAGCAGCCTCAACGAAGCCATCCTGGCCCGCGAGGAAATGCGCAAGGAAGTGCACGTATACGCGCCCGCCTACAGCGACGCGGAGTTCCCGGACATGCTCGCCCTCGCGGACCACATCACCTTCAACAGCTTCTCGCAGTGGGCGCGCTTCAAGGACCAGGTCATGGCCGCGCGCGCGCAGGGCCGCCACATCGGCGTGGGCATCCGCGTGAACCCCGAGTACGCCGAGGTCGGCACCGCCCTGTACAACCCCAGCATGCCGTACTCCCGCCTCGGCGTCACCCGCGCCGAATTCCGCCCGGACCTGCTCGACGGCGTGGACGGCCTGCACTTCCACACCCTCTGCGAAAACGACAGCAGCGTCCTCGAACGCGTCCTTGAGGTCTTCGAGCAGAACTTCGGCGAGTTCCTCCCGCAGATGAAGTGGGTCAACTTCGGCGGCGGGCACCTCATGACCCGCGAAGGCTACGACATCGAACGCCTGATCCGCCTCGTGAAGGACTTCCGCGAACGCCACGACGTCGACGTGATCCTGGAGCCCGGCAGCGCCTACGGCTGGCAGACCGGCTGGCTGATCAGCAGCGTCCTCGACGTGGTCCGCAACGAAAAGGACATCGTCATCCTCGACGTGTCCGTCAGCGCCCACATGCCCGACGTGCTCGAAATGCCCTACCGCCCCGGCATCCTGAACGCCTCGGAACCCGGCGAGCGCGCCCACACGTACCTGCTGGGCGGCACCACCTGCCTCAGCGGCGACGTCGTCGGCGAATACAGCTTCGACGCGCCACTGCGGGTCGGCGACCGCGTCATCTTCGACGACATGATCCACTACACCATGGTCAAAACGACCTTCTTCAACGGCGTGAAACACCCGGACATCGGCATCTGGACCAAAGACGGCCAGTACCGGCACGTGAAGAGCTTCGGGTACGAGGAATTCAAGGCGAAGCTCAGCTGA
- a CDS encoding MFS transporter: MNLHARFPYKWLALSVTSLGALMASMNSGTLIIALPTLLRDLHTSLLNLIWILLAYNVTQTVFVLNVGRLSDMYGRKRLYVLGFGLFTISSLLAGFTGNVPLLIALRALQGVGGAFMIANSSAIVTDAFPREELGLAIGTNQMMVAVGAILGPIIGGWLTSLGWQWVFWFNVPLGLIGTLWAAFTLRDMARRDAKDPLDWWGNLTYAAGFALLMIGLSQGGIQSWSGVAPYIIVGLAGLAAFVAIERRVRVPMLDLRLFRDAAFTLNNFSVFLNAVTRMALTFLFVFYFQGAKGIDAVIAGIMLGPVAVGLLLASPIAGRLADRMNPLHLIRVGLILTTVTLAGLAFTLNLNTPYWLLAALMFVNGVGNGLFNSPNSSLIMGAVAPDRRGVAAGVRSLLMSVGGVIAIIFTLSIVVANVPRDVMLQVFSGLATHLPATTLQPFINGLHVAFWLLAALSAVATLLAYIVPAARRIPATSATD, from the coding sequence ATGAACCTGCACGCCCGCTTCCCGTACAAATGGCTCGCGCTGAGCGTCACCAGCCTCGGCGCCCTCATGGCCAGCATGAACTCCGGCACGCTCATCATCGCGCTGCCCACCCTGCTGCGCGACCTGCACACCAGCCTGCTCAACCTCATCTGGATTCTGCTCGCCTACAACGTCACCCAGACCGTGTTCGTCCTGAACGTCGGCCGCCTCAGCGACATGTACGGCCGCAAACGCCTGTACGTCCTCGGGTTCGGCCTGTTCACCATCTCCTCGCTGCTCGCCGGCTTCACCGGCAACGTACCGCTGCTCATCGCGCTGCGCGCCCTGCAGGGCGTCGGCGGCGCCTTCATGATCGCCAACTCCAGCGCCATCGTCACCGACGCCTTCCCCCGCGAGGAACTCGGCCTCGCCATCGGCACCAACCAGATGATGGTCGCCGTCGGCGCCATCCTCGGCCCCATCATCGGCGGGTGGCTCACCTCCCTCGGCTGGCAGTGGGTGTTCTGGTTCAACGTCCCCCTCGGCCTGATCGGCACCCTCTGGGCCGCCTTCACGCTGCGCGACATGGCCCGCCGCGACGCCAAGGACCCACTCGACTGGTGGGGGAACCTCACCTACGCCGCCGGCTTCGCCCTGCTGATGATCGGCCTGTCCCAGGGCGGCATCCAGTCGTGGAGTGGCGTCGCACCGTACATCATCGTCGGCCTCGCAGGCCTCGCCGCGTTCGTCGCCATCGAACGGCGTGTGCGCGTCCCCATGCTCGACCTGCGCCTCTTCCGCGACGCCGCGTTCACCCTGAACAACTTCAGTGTGTTCCTGAACGCCGTCACGCGCATGGCCCTCACGTTCCTGTTCGTCTTCTACTTCCAGGGCGCCAAAGGCATTGACGCCGTCATCGCCGGCATCATGCTCGGCCCGGTCGCGGTCGGCCTGCTGCTCGCCTCCCCCATCGCCGGGCGCCTCGCGGACCGCATGAACCCCCTGCACCTCATCCGCGTCGGCCTGATCCTCACGACCGTCACGCTCGCCGGGCTCGCGTTCACGCTGAACCTCAACACCCCCTACTGGCTGCTCGCCGCGCTGATGTTCGTCAACGGCGTCGGCAACGGCCTGTTCAACTCCCCGAACAGCAGCCTGATCATGGGCGCCGTCGCCCCAGACCGCCGCGGCGTCGCCGCCGGGGTCCGCAGCCTCCTGATGAGCGTCGGCGGCGTCATCGCGATCATCTTCACGCTCAGCATCGTCGTCGCCAACGTGCCGCGCGACGTCATGCTGCAGGTGTTCAGCGGCCTCGCCACGCACCTGCCCGCCACGACCCTGCAACCGTTCATCAACGGCCTGCACGTCGCGTTCTGGCTGCTCGCGGCCCTCAGCGCCGTCGCCACGCTGCTCGCGTACATCGTGCCCGCCGCGCGGCGCATTCCCGCCACTTCCGCCACCGACTGA